From the Paenibacillus tianjinensis genome, the window AGGAAAACCGATCCGCGCTCTCCAAATGCCGTCCCTAGAATTTACAACCGGCTTCAAACATACCTTCAGCCCCAGTTCCTTCGCCAGACGCACAGCATGCTCAATATCCCTGTCAGTCATCGTATATCCGTAATCAAAATAAATATTAGTTGAGTGCACAGTATCTTGCCATGTCCAGAAGGATAAAGCAATCCATTCACTTCCGGTCTCTGCCAGTTTACGCAGTGAATCCTCCGCATACGGCTGTCTGAACGCCCCTCGCGTTGATTCCCAGCCATAGGTCATTCCTTTAAAAAACAGTTCTTTCACAGTCCAGTCCTCCTATTAAATGATCGTAACTTGCTTCTCTCAACGCTGCTTATAATAAAAGTTTCTATACCTATCTTTTGTTAGGATAATTCAAAAACAATATAATAACAAGTTATTTATTTATGAATAATGCTTAAGGCTGTTGCAGCAATAATTTGAGTACAAAAAAAGCCGGGGAACTGTTTCGTCCGTCGGCAGTTTGAAGTAGGTTGACATAATGTATGTTATGTTACTTTGTTGCTGGTGCTTCCATCATTGGCATGCTGATTTGCAGTCTGGCCATCGCTTCTTCCTTCTCGCGGCTCGTGATATGTGTATACACTGTTGTCGTTTGAATAGACGAGTGACCCAGCAGCTCCTGAACTGTACGCAGATCCGCACCCTTGCGCAGCAGCATAGTAGCGAAGGAATGCCTCAGCTTATGACTTGAATAGGGGCGGCGGTGCGCCTCAGGTACACCATTCTGAAACCGTCCGAATGTATTGGCTGCGATCCCCTGGATACCACGGATGGAGAGCCTCCGGCCTTTTTGGGAAATGAACATCGCTTCCTCTTTGCTGCGCCATGGGTTTAGCCGTTCTTTTATTGCCTGCTCCAGATAAGGGGCTACATCCTCCGGAACCGGAACATTGCGCCATTTCCGCCCTTTCCCGAATACACGGAGTAAGCGGCGTTCCGCGTTGTAATCACTCAGATTAAGTGTATGAACCTCCCCTACCCGCAGTCCCATATACGACATGAGTAAAAAGACAGCCAGATTGCGGCTGCGGTATTTACCGTCTATAGCAGATAAAAACCGCTGCAGGTCGCCTTCATCCAGATAGACAGGTTCCCGGTTCTTTTCTGTTTTGGATTTCTTGATGCCTGCCGCCGGATTCACGCTAAGCAGCTCAAGCTCAATCAGTGCTTTGAACAGGCAGTTAATCGAGGCATGTTTGCGGTTACGTGTAGCATCACTCACTCCTCGTTCACGAACAGAAGTCAGATAGGAGACAACATGAAGTTTTTTGACGGATTCAAGTGGCTTGGAGTTTAGGCCCTCCAGAAACTCGCGTACATCAGCCA encodes:
- a CDS encoding tyrosine-type recombinase/integrase translates to MNNSESDYEEELEAFLIWMKDAGYTAYTQKSYLADVREFLEGLNSKPLESVKKLHVVSYLTSVRERGVSDATRNRKHASINCLFKALIELELLSVNPAAGIKKSKTEKNREPVYLDEGDLQRFLSAIDGKYRSRNLAVFLLMSYMGLRVGEVHTLNLSDYNAERRLLRVFGKGRKWRNVPVPEDVAPYLEQAIKERLNPWRSKEEAMFISQKGRRLSIRGIQGIAANTFGRFQNGVPEAHRRPYSSHKLRHSFATMLLRKGADLRTVQELLGHSSIQTTTVYTHITSREKEEAMARLQISMPMMEAPATK